One Oncorhynchus kisutch isolate 150728-3 linkage group LG11, Okis_V2, whole genome shotgun sequence genomic region harbors:
- the LOC109898976 gene encoding potassium channel subfamily K member 12-like has product MSTPVTVAGKVFLIFYGLLGCAATILFFNLFLERIITLLAVVMKAVRERRIRNSGLLPPGIRHDFSACSFPGWKPSVYHVMLILGLSAIIISCCASAMYTPVEGWAYLDSLYFCFVTFSTIGFGDLVSSQRADYEYQPLYRLANCLFILMGVCCIYSLFNVISIVIKQVLNWMLQNLCCQRCKIKSNSFPLGRRNAIRPGSRIRKGRFRIKRTPDSGDSGPCESDMEGGGRRLSGEMISMKDLTASNKVSLALMQKQLSESANGYPRTVCGGSRHNGFSGGVGALGIMNNRLAETSNSR; this is encoded by the exons ATGTCCACTCCAGTGACGGTAGCAGGGAAGGTGTTCCTGATCTTCTACGGTCTCCTCGGCTGCGCAGCCACCATCTTGTTCTTTAACCTCTTCCTGGAACGCATTATCACCCTCCTGGCTGTGGTCATGAAGGCCGTGAGGGAACGGCGCATTCGGAACTCCGGCCTCCTCCCGCCGGGTATCCGCCATGACTTCTCAGCGTGTTCTTTCCCGGGGTGGAAGCCGTCTGTCTACCACGTCATGTTGATCCTGGGGCTATCCGCCATCATCATCTCCTGCTGCGCCTCGGCCATGTACACCCCCGTGGAGGGATGGGCCTACCTCGACTCACTCTACTTCTGCTTCGTCACATTCAG taccATCGGCTTTGGGGACCTGGTGTCGAGCCAGAGAGCAGACTATGAGTACCAGCCACTGTACCGTCTAGCCAACTGCCTGTTCATCCTTATGGGCGTGTGTTGCATCTACTCTCTGTTCAACGTCATCTCCATCGTCATCAAACAG GTGCTCAACTGGATGCTTCAGAACTTATGCTGCCAGCGGTGTAAAATCAAGTCCAACTCTTTCCCATTGGGTCGCCGCAACGCCATCCGGCCTGGTTCGAGAATCCGTAAAGGTCGCTTCCGAATCAAACGCACGCCGGACTCGGGGGATTCGGGACCCTGTGAAAGcgacatggagggaggaggacgCAGACTCTCGGGAGAGATGATTTCAATGAAGGACCTGACAGCCTCGAATAAGGTCTCACTGGCACTCATGCAGAAGCAGTTATCAGAGTCCGCTAACGGTTATCCCAGGACGGTGTGCGGCGGCTCGAGACATAACGGGTTCTCTGGAGGAGTGGGCGCTCTGGGGATCATGAACAACAGACTGGCAGAGACCAGCAACTCCAGGTAG